The following are encoded together in the Buteo buteo chromosome 24, bButBut1.hap1.1, whole genome shotgun sequence genome:
- the PPP2CA gene encoding serine/threonine-protein phosphatase 2A catalytic subunit alpha isoform isoform X1, translated as MEEKVFTKELDQWVEQLNECKQLSEGQVKSLCEKAKEILTKESNVQEVRCPVTVCGDVHGQFHDLMELFRIGGKSPDTNYLFMGDYVDRGYYSVETVTLLVALKVRYRERITILRGNHESRQITQVYGFYDECLRKYGNANVWKYFTDLFDYLPLTALVDGQIFCLHGGLSPSIDTLDHIRALDRLQEVPHEGPMCDLLWSDPDDRGGWGISPRGAGYTFGQDISETFNHANGLTLVSRAHQLVMEGYNWCHDRNVVTIFSAPNYCYRCGNQAAIMELDDTLKYSFLQFDPAPRRGEPHVTRRTPDYFL; from the exons ATGGAGGAGAAGGTCTTCACCAAGGAGCTCGACCAGTGGGTGGAGCAGCTCAACGAGTGCAAGCAGCTCTCCGAGGGGCAGGTGAAGAGCCTCTGCGAGAAG gCTAAAGAAATTTTGACAAAAGAATCTAATGTACAAGAAGTGCGATGTCCAGTCACAGTCTGTGGAGATGTCCATGGACAATTTCACGACCTCATGGAACTTTTCAGAATTGGAGGCAAATCACCGGACACAAACTATTTGTTTATGGGGGACTATGTTGACAGAGGCTATTATTCAGTTGAAACAGTCACATTGCTTGTAGCTCTTAAG GTCCGTTACCGTGAACGTATCACAATTCTTCGAGGGAACCATGAAAGCAGGCAAATCACACAAGTATATGGTTTCTATGATGAATGTTTAAGAAAATACGGAAATGCAAATGTTTGGAAATACTTTACAGACCTTTTTGATTACCTGCCTCTAACTGCCTTGGTGGATGGCCAG ATTTTCTGTCTACATGGTGGCCTCTCTCCATCGATAGATACACTGGATCACATCAGAGCACTTGATCGCTTGCAGGAAGTTCCCCATGAg GGTCCAATGTGTGACTTGCTATGGTCAGATCCAGATGATCGTGGTGGCTGGGGCATCTCTCCTCGAGGTGCAGGTTATACATTTGGACAGGATATTTCAGAAACCTTTAACCATGCTAATGGCCTTACGTTGGTTTCAAGAGCTCATCAGTTGGTAATGGAG gggTACAACTGGTGCCATGATAGGAACGTAGTAACAATTTTCAGTGCTCCAAACTATTGTTACCGTTGTGGCAACCAGGCTGCAATTATGGAACTTGATGATACTCTAAAATACTCCTT TTTGCAGTTTGATCCAGCACCACGTAGAGGTGAACCGCATGTTACTCGTCGCACCCCAGACTACTTCCTGTAA
- the PPP2CA gene encoding serine/threonine-protein phosphatase 2A catalytic subunit alpha isoform isoform X2 has protein sequence MELFRIGGKSPDTNYLFMGDYVDRGYYSVETVTLLVALKVRYRERITILRGNHESRQITQVYGFYDECLRKYGNANVWKYFTDLFDYLPLTALVDGQIFCLHGGLSPSIDTLDHIRALDRLQEVPHEGPMCDLLWSDPDDRGGWGISPRGAGYTFGQDISETFNHANGLTLVSRAHQLVMEGYNWCHDRNVVTIFSAPNYCYRCGNQAAIMELDDTLKYSFLQFDPAPRRGEPHVTRRTPDYFL, from the exons ATGGAACTTTTCAGAATTGGAGGCAAATCACCGGACACAAACTATTTGTTTATGGGGGACTATGTTGACAGAGGCTATTATTCAGTTGAAACAGTCACATTGCTTGTAGCTCTTAAG GTCCGTTACCGTGAACGTATCACAATTCTTCGAGGGAACCATGAAAGCAGGCAAATCACACAAGTATATGGTTTCTATGATGAATGTTTAAGAAAATACGGAAATGCAAATGTTTGGAAATACTTTACAGACCTTTTTGATTACCTGCCTCTAACTGCCTTGGTGGATGGCCAG ATTTTCTGTCTACATGGTGGCCTCTCTCCATCGATAGATACACTGGATCACATCAGAGCACTTGATCGCTTGCAGGAAGTTCCCCATGAg GGTCCAATGTGTGACTTGCTATGGTCAGATCCAGATGATCGTGGTGGCTGGGGCATCTCTCCTCGAGGTGCAGGTTATACATTTGGACAGGATATTTCAGAAACCTTTAACCATGCTAATGGCCTTACGTTGGTTTCAAGAGCTCATCAGTTGGTAATGGAG gggTACAACTGGTGCCATGATAGGAACGTAGTAACAATTTTCAGTGCTCCAAACTATTGTTACCGTTGTGGCAACCAGGCTGCAATTATGGAACTTGATGATACTCTAAAATACTCCTT TTTGCAGTTTGATCCAGCACCACGTAGAGGTGAACCGCATGTTACTCGTCGCACCCCAGACTACTTCCTGTAA